The Zerene cesonia ecotype Mississippi chromosome 11, Zerene_cesonia_1.1, whole genome shotgun sequence sequence TAATTTACTGCGCctggaatttttaaatcaccCGTTTAATCAATTGGAGTGGTACTTATGACAAGGCGTAAGAAATTGATAACttctttttcataaaatgatatgaataataacaaatatagtttaaaaaacacgctttaataaacaacagagtgtagtaaattattaaatcttggTGATTATTTATAAGGTAATAAGATcaactcattaaattattgttttgtgacTAATCCTTAAAacgtgtacaaagtttgaattaaacctGTCCAATTAAACTGTGTCAAAATCGAATTTAAGGTAGTCTATTACCtataaacatacaggtgaaacATACAGGTAAAGGAAAAAGGgaacaataatataagagaAGGGAAGTCTTTGGAATGGCAAGTGTTTAGCAGTAAATTCGAGtgttatattcttatatgttattgtttcaAACTTAGGACAAGATTTACTGCTTTTCACAATGTCTCATTTTTCTTGCAACAAAGCAAAAGtacgttataaatatagagCTATAATAAGTACccgtgaaatattataaattaaacattgaacTGTTATTTGTGATATCCAGAGACGATTGATATAATTGGGtttcataacaataattaaataaaatgccattaaatgcattaattttcgttttatatcTCCTCCATGATTTTTGCTGAAAACTGGCGTCGTAACGAGGTTACATGCTAAGCCAATACTTAGTATTTGGGAATCAGAACTTATACGTGTAAAATACCTTCCCACGCCTTGAACTGgaacttaattttttgtgttatttgagtgatttgaataaatgttgCATAAGTTTAATCTTTATGCGTATCGCAAATATgcgaaataattaacaaaaatcaattgatGTTATGTAAACAAAGCCACGCGACAATACgagtacatataataaacttcTTCATTTGACGTATTCCATTCCTTTTTAAGACATCTAATACTACGTCATATTGGTGATTGTTTTCTATAAGCATAGCATACGTGTAATTACGttctacttataataatacgaGATATCATAAGGTACATTAACACGTCGACCTCAGTGCcggaaacattttaatttctaacgcACATTGTTACTTCTGACATTGCTTTCaaggtttttgttaaataccGTTTAGAAATTGCTTGTAGAAGCtcataaatttaagaaatttaaaacgaacTTATCATAATGTAAGACGTATTATGATTATGGACTATGAGTGTCTTGTTGactttaaatgataaatattttacaaaatttttgtgtGGCAGAAGATgagaaaattgtaattacCACATTATAGGATATATTATCTAATCGGTTCCTTTAGTTGttgtatatgtaaattaatataatgctgGCAAGACATTTTAAAGTAGTTAATGAGTACCATCTTAAATATAAGTCATCTCACCAATGTAGCCACTAGATTCGTATATTTTAGTTGCTTTCATAGCATCATGTGTAATGGAATTCTACGATGGGGCTAAAGCTATACGTTAAATAGATCTCTTTAAGAATACTAGTATCCTTACTACACCTACAGTCACATTATATATGTGGGTGATAGACATTGTTATGACAgggataaaagaaataaattaaaatgcctGTTTTCCGGCTTTTTCCTTATAGAAGTGAAGAGCAAGTGCTTAATTTAAAAgccatatttaaaatgtattagttcgGAGAGcttacaataacattaatgaatatttggaagattaaaatatatggaatGTTGACGCTTAAGAACCTCAGGATAGTTTTGGCATATGTTTTgctagtagtagtagtagatTAGATAGTATTTTAGTGATACTAATAAGCGACATTTCACCGTTTTTTTGCtttgaaacataaaatgtaaaaaccttaaacaagtttaaaaatatgaggAGGCCACATTCTGTATGAggttatactaatataattttcctttattcatatttaaatttgtctttgttttatagcacacgtaaatcattttcaattgattcaggggtaataaaacaaatacttgttattatttatttaatttaaattctaaatatacttaataggACGTTCTTAACGACTACGAATTACGCTTTCTTCGGCAGTTTGTTCTTTTCTAATGGCTGGCCTTCATAGTAGTtttcactgaaataaaaataagttaattaatattagtgaaCAATtgccattaaattaaatgttttttaagaaaatgattaacttttatacccaatacattttatatataactatatttatgtttcaaaatatttcaacgaTATAAGGTGATCTTCGATTAGTTATAAGTTAGTTGTCTAGAACGTGTTAAGTCAAAAACTAGAATACTTTTCTCTATCcattctattgaaatttgatttaaatctattgaaatatttttttaccctGACTCGATTGAAATGGGGCCAGACAAATGTCTAGTTCAAATTATAACTCACCATCCAGGCACTTTCTCCGCGTCGTCGCACATGAACGTATCCTCATTGTATACTTTGCCTGAAGGGCAGCTGCCTTTCTGTGGCTGCACTCCATTACGACAGATGTAGAATTTCTGGCAGTCCTCTGGGTGGGGGAAGGTGGGGTGGGGGAGAGCGCGGCCGTTGGGGCCTTGCACTTCACCGTCGGGGCATGNNNNNNNNNNNNNNNNNNNNNNNNNNNNNNNGATAAAGTTGGTGAATTTATGACGTTATTGGGGCTGgacagattttaaaaattgatttaccAAAGAAAGCCATCTTATGTGTAAGTGTAATAGTCGTAggccatatttaattttatttataccccGGGTCAACCCAGGTGGAGTCAGGACGAGGATAATCCCTATTTAAGACAAAGATGAAATATAGATGTAATGCTCTATCGATATCATTTCATCGActgtttttaaactataataccTTTATTCccaaatttattgcaattttagAACCAAAactagttaataaaatttagttaatttaagttattttaaaagaattataatgAAGGTAAAGTAAGCAATAAATGTGTTgaatttggaatattttagGAGTAATTAAACATCCAAAACATATAAGCGAAAATTACTCGTCGTTATATTGAAACCTCGTTAGGTTAATTGAATTAGCGGATATTTAGTGAAACCAGTccagaatatttcatttattttcaaactcGTCAGTTACTTAATTAGCGCGTAATTAACtaaaattgatttcattaatataactatatacagcctagattttatataaagaaagaataacacttttaaatttagaatgcttcatcatttttttatttcgttcatAGACTAAAGCAGATATATATGGCAACTTATAGCGTGCATTTTTACCTTTAGTGACTTTGTCGCATTGTCTCTGTACAACGTCTTTCCAGTCACAGTTGGAAGTCTCCTCGTCGAAGAAAAGACCAGGTGGGCATGGGTGTTCGTTGGGAATACCGTCGGAGCAGAAGTAGAATTTGTCGCAGGCTTGCGGGTCGGGGTGTTTGAAATAGCCGTTTTGGCGCGGACATCCTTTGGAGGGCTTTGGCTCCTCTgtaagttaattatattttatttgtgttattgtaCAAGGACAGCTagctgttttattttgacatgGCAGTTGTGTGACTCACTTGGTAAGGTTTCCGGAGATACCTTTAGATGtatataggtaataaaaagtgaagtcccgtttCCCCTACTGggatatggggcagatgatatacatctgtttcactgatcgattttctttatggacaagtaggtgatcagccttctttgtcctaccagaccgagatattttttgtgcgtccccaccgggaatcgaacccaggacctctcggtttTACGCTAATGTGTTAATCACTGTACCAAGGCGGCGGTCATATAGGCAATGGTCATCAAATATTTCTTGATTTTTTGTATGCCAATGGAAACTTTAGTttcattgattataataataaaacataggtACTgacatcaatattaatattaaaatgaaaatatacgttaaaataagctatttactttaataaagcTGAAATAACTTACGCAATTCCTTTCTGTCACCGCAATCTACATTGGAGGGGATGTCACACAATTCTTTGTTTGGGTTTTCATCAGCGAATACCAGACCATCGGGGCACAACCTCGCTTCCGCCTTCCctgcaaatatttcatatttcaataacgAGCTTATATGTGAGTTCAcactagttattttaataaggcaagcaatatatttctaattagCTACATCACGTTTGAATACAATGcgtcataaatatatataaaatgaagttAAAACAATATCGAATACGAGTatctgataataatatttacattacaagTTTTGAGTGTTCACGTATTgcaatataatcataaagccgataattttatgtttatccttaatttatgtacattgtatacataacataaccataaattatctattggttacctactatttattaaaatgacaatGTGTGAAAATTTCACGTATGCGATATCATTTAACTTGCTTAAACGTGGACTTTCgataaactttcctcttaCATATGTTTACTAAAGTGTTCAAAATGAACTCTTACAATTTCAGGCACGATTCCTTTGTCTTACCATTTATTATGCATCAAAAGCACCGTAagtaatttcaaattgttgGTATTACGAAACAGTAGTTTCAAAAGTAAAAGGAACCGGCTAAGCCGTGAAAATAAGTGTTGAATACTAATCAGTACTTTGTATCTCATGTAGACTTTGAGAGACAACAAGATTTTAACGGTTTGCAtacgtgttttatttcaagGTTTGTTAACATTATGAGGTTGGGCGTAATAGCTTTCGCTTCTAATTTCAAGTTTGTTGtatggttttattatttaattttgaaattttaaagactAGTTTTTTCAGTGTTACttggaagaaaaaaaaaaaaaggaataaaactataataaaaacattgaaattatcaaaatgtttGCAAATTTAATGCCAAATTTCCTACAAATCCGTGACGTAACAaacgtacaaactttcacatttatttatagcaatatattatgtttcatttgCTTTCTCGAGACAGCCGTAACCTATAGAGTTGCAAGATGAGCGAAAAAGCTACTCTGGCAAAATGTCACCAGGATTCTAAAGTTCACTTACGGACTTATGTAAGCACGGGCTTGACCTATTGAGTTTGTAAATG is a genomic window containing:
- the LOC119829939 gene encoding protein obstructor-E-like; amino-acid sequence: MKILILFGFAVCFVAGQDFDCPEKSGFYADPYQCDLYYKCTKGKAEARLCPDGLVFADENPNKELCDIPSNVDCGDRKELQEPKPSKGCPRQNGYFKHPDPQACDKFYFCSDGIPNEHPCPPGLFFDEETSNCDWKDVVQRQCDKVTKGKTCPDGEVQGPNGRALPHPTFPHPEDCQKFYICRNGVQPQKGSCPSGKVYNEDTFMCDDAEKVPGCENYYEGQPLEKNKLPKKA